GACACGGCTCCGCCGCCATCGACACATATGGTGATCCGCGAGGCCACCGAGGACGACGTCCCCCAGTTGGCTGCGTTGTATGCGGGCTCCGTCAAAGCGCTCGCACCGTCGGCGTACTCTGGTGAACAAGTCAACGCGTGGGCGAGTTTCGCCGAGAATTTCGAGGCCTTCCGGCGCTTCGTGCTCGAGCCACAAACAATCGTGATGGAAGATGACTCGGGAATTCTCGGCTTTTGCGGCGTGGATGCAACCGGCCACGTCGCTTCACTGTACGTACGGGCCGACCGCGCAAGACAGGGCATCGGCACGAGACTGCTTCAAGTCGCACTTGACCACGCGGGCGCTTTGGGCGTACACACTTTTCATGCCGAGGCCAGTGAACTCAGCCTCCCTGTGTTCCAGCGGTTCGGTTTCGTTGTGCGCGGCATTGAAAAAGGAGCTTGCGGCGGAGCTGAATTTGAGCGGTATCTGGTAAGGAAAGGAAGCCCTACGCCCTACAAAGCGATGGAGCCGTTGCTGGGTTGCGCGAAGGGAGGACCGAAACGCCTATCCGAACGAACCGGCAAACGCTTCTCCCGATCTCTCCGATCACGGCG
This sequence is a window from Nitrospirota bacterium. Protein-coding genes within it:
- a CDS encoding GNAT family N-acetyltransferase, whose amino-acid sequence is MVIREATEDDVPQLAALYAGSVKALAPSAYSGEQVNAWASFAENFEAFRRFVLEPQTIVMEDDSGILGFCGVDATGHVASLYVRADRARQGIGTRLLQVALDHAGALGVHTFHAEASELSLPVFQRFGFVVRGIEKGACGGAEFERYLVRKGSPTPYKAMEPLLGCAKGGPKRLSERTGKRFSRSLRSRRK